The Deinococcus carri genomic sequence GCGAGCAGCAGTTCCAGCGGGACTACCAGGGTGTGGTGACGCCCAATATCGGCAACCTCGACCTCTTCCGCACCTCCGGGCACTACCCCTACTACGCCGAGAGTCAGTTCGAGCCGCTCACGGTCGACGAAGAGCAGTACATGCTCAAGCCGATGAACTGCCCCTTCCACGTGCGGATTTATGCCAGCAAGCCGCGCAGCTACCGCGACTTGCCGGTGCGCCTGGCCGAGTTCGGCACGGTGTACCGCTACGAGATGAGCGGCGAGCTGAACGGCCTGACCCGCGTGCGGGGCTTCACCCAGGACGACGCCCACATCTTCGCGCGGCCCGACCAGCTCAAGAAGGAATTCCTGGACGTGCTGGACCTGACGGTGCTGGTCCTGAAGACCTTCGGCATGAACGACGTGCGTTTCCGCGTGGGCGTGCGCGACCCCGAATCCGACAAGTACGTGGGCGACCCCGCGCAGTGGGACGTGGCCGAGCGCCAGATCATCGAGGCGGTGGAGGAGGTCGGCCTGCCCTACACCATCGAACCCGGTGACGCGGCCTTTTACGGCCCCAAGCTGGATTTCGTGGTGAAGGACGTGCTGGGCCGCGAGTGGCAGCTCGGCACCATCCAGGTAGATTACAACCTGCCCGAGCGCTTCGACATCGCCTACACCGGCGAGGACGGCCAGGAACACCGTCCGGTGATGATCCACCGCGCCCCCTTCGGCAGCCTGGAACGCTTCGTGGGCATCCTGATCGAGCACTACGGCGGCGACTTCCCCTTCTGGCTGGCCCCCCGCCAGATCATGATCATCCCGATTGCCGACCGCCACAACGCCTACGCCGAGACGCTGGCGAACGAGTTGGGGGCGGCGGGCCTGCGCGCCGAGGTGGACGACTCCAACAACCGCATGAACGCCAAGGTCCGCAGCGCCGAGCTGCACAAGATTCCGGTGATGCTGATCGTGGGCGACCAGGAAGAAGCCCAGCGCGAGGTCAGCGTGCGCGAACGCACCCCTGAAGGCCACAAGGAGCGCAAGGGCGTGGCCTTCCCCGACCTCATGGCCGAGTTGCAGGAACGCTATCGGACGCGGGCGTAGGGGGCGGCCAGCTTCCAGCGGCCAGCGAAAGTTCGGTGTTTCAAGGGGGGTCCAGTCCGGGTGACTGGCCCTTCTTTCTTTGGTGCCCTCCGAGAGCGAACAACAGCGCGTCATACCAAATTGCGTTGATTCGCAAGAATCAACCGAGCGGACTTGCAAAGCTGAGGAGTGGCGTCCTCATGGGCGTCCGTTCACGACGAGTACGCAGCGGAGCGAGCAGCAAAAAATACCGGCTGGCGGCGATGGACCATGAGCGGATCAGCCTACGTTGTTCCCAGCAAGAAAGGCGAGGGGCCGCCCCTGAGCCTCCGGCCCCTGGAGAACGTCCGGTGCTTTCCCGGATGTTCTGGAATCAGAGCAAGTCGGTATCATCCCCTGTTGTTCTGCTGGCCGCTGGAAGCTGGTGGCTGGAAGCCCCTTAACGTTCCCCCGCCTCCGCCAGCACCTCCTTCAGCAGGTCGGGCCGGTTGGTGATGATTCCGTCCACGCCCATACCGATCAGGCGGCGCATCTCGGCGGGGTCGTCGATGGTCCAGACCTGCACCGCCACGCCCCGCGCGTGCATGGCGCGCACGAAGGCGGGTGTGACGATCTCAATGTTTCCCGAGCGCACCGGCACCTGGGCCACCCGGCCCGGCAGTGGGGCGAGGCGCGCGAGGCCCACCTTGCTCAGCAGCACCAGCGGGCGCAGCTCCTTTTCGGTCATGCTGGTGGTCACTTCGGGGCAGGCCGCGCGGAACTCGGCCAGGGCCGCGTCGCTGAAACTGGCGACGATGACGTGTCCCGTGACACCCGCCTCCCGCAGAGTCCGGCAAAACGGCGCGGCGATGCTGGGCGAGGCCTGTTTGATTTCGATGGTCAGCGGCATGTTCGGAAAGGCGGCCAGCACCTCGGAGAGCTGCGCGACCTGCACGCCCTGGCCCCGGAAGGGAAAGGTGGTGCCGCCGTCCGGGGTGAAGCGGTATCCGGCGTCTGCCGCCCGCACCTGCGCCAGCGTCATGTCGGCAATCCGGCCCCGCGTGTCGGTGAGGCGGTCGAGCGTCTCGTCGTGCGACAGTACCAGCACGCCGTCACGCGTGGCGTGCATGTCCATCTCCAGCATGTCCACGCCCAGTGCGGCGGCGTTGCGGTAGGCGAGCATCGTGTTGCTGGGCCGCAGCCCCTCGCCGCCCTGGTGCGCGATGTTGAGGGTCCGGCCCTGCAAGAAAGGATTGGTAGGTTGGGCCGCGGGCGCACAGGCCCCCAGCAGCGCCGTCCCCAGGGCAGCCAGCAGGAGTCGGTTCATGACGCCCTCAACTCTACGCCCGCCGCCTACCGCCCTGCTCTGTTCCGCGCGCCCCGCTTTACAGCCCGGAAGGTGCGTGCTAACATTCCTTCCGCTGGTAGAGGACCTGCCTTCCAGCCGCCCCACGGCGAGTGCAGCGGCGCTGTAGCCAAGTGGTAAGGCAGAGGTCTGCAAAACCTCCACCACCGGTTCGAGTCCGGTCAGCGCCTCCAAGTTTTTTCGTTGCCCCACGCACCACCCGGTATAGAACCGTAGCTCAGGGGTAGAGCACTACCTTGACACGGTAGGGGTCAGGGGTTCAAATCCCCTCGGTTCTACCAATAAACGCCCTCCCAGAGGGCGTTCTTCTTTTTGGACATGTGCAGCAACAGGGGCCGCGCAGCATGTTGATGCGACACGTCGCAGAGCAGGCCCGCGGTCTTTCTCCCCGCTCACTGAGCCAGCCCTACAGCGCCAGCAGGAGCAGCAGCGCGGGTTCGACCACGCTCCGCCACGCAACCTGCCGTCTTCTCGCCATTTACCGAGGAGACTCGCACACCTCACGCCCGCTCTGGCTCCGAGCAGGTTCCTCAGCACAGGCGGCTAGCCCCGGTAAGGTCGCCCTTTCCGCAGTACGGTGAGCGTCCCCCTGGACACGCCAAGCTTGCGGGCCGTGCCGACCCGGTTCACCAGAATGTCCGCTGTGCGGCGGTATCGCCGATGCATGGTGTCGTTCACCACGTAGACACGACTTTTCCCGTTGATGGTGATTCGCACGTGGGCACCACAACCCACCTGACGGAGCAGGTCGCGGCTGAGTGCGATCTGTCCCTTCCGGGTCGGGCCGCAAGCGGACATCCTGGGATTCCGGTCGGTCTGACTTCGCACGGCGTTGTAATGGCTGACCCGGTTCAGAGTGTAGGTCGCCGCTTCGCTCTCCACAGCAAGAGCGGCCAGGGCTGTAATGATGAGACGTCGCATGGCCCGGCAAGGTAGCGCCCTGTCAGGCCAGGTTCCGTAACCTCCGTATTTGACAATGATCTTTCTGTGCCGCCCACGCCGCCTCCCCGGCCGGAGAGGACCTCATGACCGGGGCGTGAACACCAGCCCCTCACCTACAAAGGCAATCCCGTCCTGCTCCCGCGCATCCGGCATGAATGCGAGAACGCCCTGCGGCCTGAACTCCATCCGCTGCACGCCCCTGCGGA encodes the following:
- the thrS gene encoding threonine--tRNA ligase — translated: MHVTLPDGKQLDLPQGATALDAARAIGPRLAQDALAATANGDLVDLLTPLPEGANITLITKKNPADAAAVFRHSLGHVMSQAVGEFYRARGHGPEAVKRGVGPAIENGWYQDFDLPEPLREEDLPEIERLMRDILSRNLDFSRREVSKQEALAQFPHDPYKQELIRELPEDEAITLYQQGDYVDLCRGPHFPNTGKLPGAFKLMSTSGAYWRGNEKNPILQRIYGVAFATQKELDEYLQKLEEAKRRDHRKLGRELELFLIDPLVGKGLPMWLPNGTILRDELTRFLREQQFQRDYQGVVTPNIGNLDLFRTSGHYPYYAESQFEPLTVDEEQYMLKPMNCPFHVRIYASKPRSYRDLPVRLAEFGTVYRYEMSGELNGLTRVRGFTQDDAHIFARPDQLKKEFLDVLDLTVLVLKTFGMNDVRFRVGVRDPESDKYVGDPAQWDVAERQIIEAVEEVGLPYTIEPGDAAFYGPKLDFVVKDVLGREWQLGTIQVDYNLPERFDIAYTGEDGQEHRPVMIHRAPFGSLERFVGILIEHYGGDFPFWLAPRQIMIIPIADRHNAYAETLANELGAAGLRAEVDDSNNRMNAKVRSAELHKIPVMLIVGDQEEAQREVSVRERTPEGHKERKGVAFPDLMAELQERYRTRA
- a CDS encoding glycerophosphodiester phosphodiesterase codes for the protein MNRLLLAALGTALLGACAPAAQPTNPFLQGRTLNIAHQGGEGLRPSNTMLAYRNAAALGVDMLEMDMHATRDGVLVLSHDETLDRLTDTRGRIADMTLAQVRAADAGYRFTPDGGTTFPFRGQGVQVAQLSEVLAAFPNMPLTIEIKQASPSIAAPFCRTLREAGVTGHVIVASFSDAALAEFRAACPEVTTSMTEKELRPLVLLSKVGLARLAPLPGRVAQVPVRSGNIEIVTPAFVRAMHARGVAVQVWTIDDPAEMRRLIGMGVDGIITNRPDLLKEVLAEAGER